One genomic region from Ptychodera flava strain L36383 chromosome 5, AS_Pfla_20210202, whole genome shotgun sequence encodes:
- the LOC139132557 gene encoding uncharacterized protein isoform X1, whose translation MWLMSSSYAKLSVVWVVFMAQQTFIFRTEGQFCHAPKEKIRLGRVAILEKCLCQPLPNAPPLSPGKRIPESSTMLPSETPTAPTQGTTGIASEILVTTLSSAESTEYSTIIATDATTLLSLGTSTAPTQDMTSQGRVTTLSSGEETEANTMITTAETTLLSFGTSVAPTQANTDITSEVGVTTLSSAEATEGKTTITVVSTTALPPSTRNTDKRHSSIETTNFAVPSTETTNTGTTGIASEVLVTTLSSAESTEYSTIITTDATTLLPFGTSTAPTQDMTSQGRVTTLSSGEETEANTMITTAETTLLSFGTSTAPTQDMTSQGRVTTLSSGEATEVNTMITIAETTSLSFGTSTVPTQANTDITSEVDITTLSSAEATEGKTTITGVATTLPPSTRNTDKRPSSIETTNFAVSSTEATNTVTELTQLTEKLPYIESTTTGEQENKTDIGSTIAPSQDNTITIVLYVSLCLVFITIIIVVAVFLIVKMKQKNQIAHGTEFKVLRIQVGHP comes from the exons ATGTGGCTCATGAGTAGCAGTTATGCCAAGTTGTCTGTCGTCTGGGTAGTATTTATGGCTCAACAAACATTTATCTTTCGG ACGGAAGGACAGTTTTGTCATGCGCCAAAGGAAAAGATAAGACTGGGTCGTGTAGCAATCCTAGAGAAGTGTCTGTGCCAACCACTACCAAACGCGCCACCTCTAT CCCCTGGGAAGAGGATTCCCGAAAGCTCAACCATGTTACCATCAGAGACACCAACAGCGCCAACACAAG GAACGACAGGAATTGCATCGGAAATTTTGGTTACAACTTTGTCATCTGCTGAATCAACGGAATACAGTACTATAATAGCCACAGACGCAACAACATTACTATCATTGGGGACTTCAACAGCGCCAACACAAG ACATGACATCGCAAGGTCGGGTTACAACATTATCATCTGGTGAAGAAACAGAAGCCAATACCATGATAACAACAGCCGAAACAACATTGCTGTCATTTGGGACTTCAGTAGCGCCGACACAAG CCAATACAGATATCACATCGGAAGTTGGCGTTACAACTTTGTCATCTGCCGAAGCAACGGAAGGCAAGACTACCATTACGGTAGTTTCAACAACAGCATTGCCACCATCAACTCGAAATACCGATAAGAGGCATTCGAGCATTGAAACGACAAACTTTGCTGTGCCATCGACAGAAACTACAAATACAG GAACGACAGGAATTGCATCGGAAGTTTTGGTTACAACTTTGTCATCTGCTGAATCAACGGAATACAGTACTATAATAACCACAGACGCAACAACATTACTACCATTTGGGACTTCAACAGCGCCAACACAAG ACATGACATCGCAAGGTCGGGTTACAACATTATCATCTGGTGAAGAAACAGAAGCCAATACCATGATAACAACAGCCGAAACAACATTGCTGTCATTTGGGACTTCAACAGCGCCAACACAAG ACATGACATCGCAAGGTCGGGTTACAACATTATCATCCGGTGAGGCAACAGAAGTCAATACCATGATAACAATAGCCGAAACAACATCGCTGTCATTTGGGACTTCAACAGTGCCAACACAAG CCAATACAGATATCACATCGGAAGTTGACATTACAACTTTGTCATCTGCCGAAGCAACGGAAGGCAAGACTACCATTACGGGAGTCGCAACAACATTGCCGCCATCCACTCGAAATACCGATAAGAGGCCTTCGAGCATTGAAACGACAAACTTTGCTGTGTCATCGACAGAAGCTACAAATACAg TCACAGAATTGACACAACTTACTGAAAAGCTACCCTACATTGAGTCAACCACCACTGGCGAACAAGAAAACAAGACTGACATCGGATCTACGATAGCGCCCTCACAAGACAATACTATTACAA
- the LOC139132556 gene encoding uncharacterized protein, whose amino-acid sequence MCEIAGIDGYHTGHSGKVTAATSLYKQGFDEQLIKERTGHRSDDGLRAYKRTCSSLQKNVSDALQPPKPPDPNADDEDAAFAFAAASATNVAVISRQPTDTASVEAQVSGDGDKCASDDICISIQKGSKTVTITM is encoded by the exons ATGTGTGAGATTGCTGGCATAGATGGATACCACACTGGGCATTCTGGCAAG GTTACAGCAGCAACTTCTCTATACAAGCAGGGGTTTGATGAACAACTGATAAAAGAAAGAACTGGTCATAGATCAGACGACGGTCTCCGCGCTTACAAACGCACTTGCAGCTCCCTACAGAAGAATGTATCTGATGCATTACAACCACCAAAGCCCCCCGACCCCAACGCCGATGACGAAGATGCTGCCTTCGCCTTCGCCGCCGCCTCCGCCACAAATGTGGCCGTAATATCTCGCCAACCTACAGACACAGCCTCAGTAGAAGCTCAAGTATCGGGAGACGGTGACAAATGTGCATCCGATGATATTTGTATATCAATACAGAAAGGTTCAAAAACAGTGACCATAACTATGTGA
- the LOC139132559 gene encoding uncharacterized protein, whose product MITEAPSTSATFLTTEISSTTPSQPQTTEETTREPLTPIERACYVPKRITDHNKVHFLTCSYISPLPEAPPFPPTLSNITTTTPGTTTSSYTTEISTSSTMITEAPSTSATFLTTEISSTTPSQPQTTEETTREPLTPIAPTLPIITSTTHVTTTSLYATEISSSLTTLTQELSITTPTQPQTTEETTREPVISMDTCFAPRTMTKQREVHLLTCAYTSRFPEPPPMPPIYLPKVRVLSLMQPSTHLESTPKSPLSYEGAVLITLVMVVTGILIIILALVVLATKMKRKRRVADGGSTDKLMEYEMCESGLILDLP is encoded by the exons ATGATCACAGAAG CCCCGAGCACATCTGCTACCTTCCTTACTACAGAGATATCAAGCACAACACCGAGTCAACCGCAGACAACAGAAGAGACAACAAGGGAGCCATTGACTCCAATTG AAAGGGCCTGTTACGTACCAAAGAGAATAACTGACCATAATAAAGTACACTTCCTGACTTGTTCTTATATTTCACCTCTTCCTGAAGCACCACCCTTCC CTCCTACTCTGTCAAATATCACTACCACAACACCAGGCACTACAACATCATCGTATACAACGGAAATCAGTACAAGTTCAACAATGATCACAGAAG CCCCGAGCACATCTGCTACCTTCCTTACTACAGAGATATCAAGCACAACACCGAGTCAACCGCAGACAACAGAAGAGACAACAAGGGAGCCATTGACTCCAATTG CTCCAACTCTGCCAATTATTACTAGCACAACACACGTAACTACAACATCGTTGTATGCAACGGAAATCAGTTCAAGTTTAACAACATTAACACAAG AGCTATCAATCACTACACCAACTCAACCGCAGACAACAGAAGAGACAACACGGGAGCCAGTGATTTCAATGGATA CATGCTTTGCGCCGAGGACAATGACCAAACAAAGGGAGGTGCACTTGCTGACTTGTGCTTATACTTCACGTTTTCCAGAGCCCCCGCCTATGC CGCCAATATATTTGCCGAAAGTTCGGGTACTGTCTCTGATGCAACCTTCGACTCATCTTGAATCAACTCCGAAATCTCCATTGTCCTATGAAG GAGCGGTTCTTATAACATTGGTAATGGTAGTTACTGGTATATTAATCATTATACTTGCATTAGTTGTCCTCGCTACGaagatgaaaagaaaacgtCGAGTCGCTGATGGTGGGAGCACTGATAAGTTGATGGAATATGAAATGTGCGAATCAGGTCTCATCCTTGATTTGCCGTGA